A genome region from Drosophila simulans strain w501 chromosome 2R, Prin_Dsim_3.1, whole genome shotgun sequence includes the following:
- the LOC6733646 gene encoding solute carrier family 28 member 3 isoform X2, with product MSAESSKGAINNGYELDHELDIRDSEEFKELPLDDTSDAPNKKGYFEKNPKVARLVRISIYVLLHLCVVGYFSYATYHYHDITNYECYWKDNPLCGINFCTGYGMLLLLLGFIYLGLFYYYVFKPMVGHSLHRNYIRPFSKKWHNFSRTRVVSLASIALLLALLAIFVYFECRDEPQKLVSLVAPCFFILCGYVFSTNRRAIKWRVVITGITCQFLLGIFCIRWEVGRKIFECLGNKVATFLGYATDGAEFVFGDFLVQNNVFAFAILPVIFFFSFFISILYYMGTMQWVVIKLGWILQQILGTTVCESVTAAANIFLGMSESPLLIRPYINKLTKSEIHSIMVSGFATVSGTVLAAYLSFGASAAHLITSSVMAAPATLAISKLYMPETEESLTSSDSIELEKSQDSSLLDAASSGASNAVPIVLGIIANIVAFVAFIAFLNGLVSWFGYLVGLEQIDFEWIFSKLFIPLVWAMGVPKEDCDIIAKVVATKTIINEFVAYERLGQYIENNDITARSAGIATFAICGFANPSSLGILIGSLSAMAPHRRSTITAVAFRAFVVGSIVCFVSASFAGILIQEDDERANYNRIFQKLGRKNVTQF from the exons ATGTCAGCCGAATCTTCAAAAGGAGCTATTAACAATGGCTACGAACTGGATCAT GAGTTGGACATTCGTGACTCTGAAGAATTCAAGGAACTTCCACTGGATGACACTAGCGATGCCCCAAATAAAAAGGGATATTTTGAAAAGAATCCGAAAGTAGCACGACTGGTGAGGATCTCGATATATGTACTCCTGCATCTGTGTGTTGTGGGATACTTCTCATATGCGACCTACCACTATCACGACATAA CCAACTATGAGTGTTACTGGAAAGACAACCCGTTGTGCGGCATCAACTTCTGCACGGGCTACGgaatgctgctgctcctcctgggATTTATCTATTTGGGTCTCTTCTACTACTACGTCTTTAAGCCGATGGTGGGCCACAGCCTGCACAGGAACTACATCAGACCATTTTCAAAGAAGTGGCACAACTTCAGCAGAACCAG AGTGGTGTCATTGGCCAGCATCGCATTGCTCCTGGCCCTTTTGGCCATCTTTGTGTACTTCGAGTGCCGGGATGAGCCCCAAAAACTGGTGTCCCTGGTGGCACCCTGCTTCTTCATCCTGTGCGGCTACGTTTTCTCCACGAATCGAAGAGCCATTAAGTGGCGCGTAGTCATCACGGGAATCACGTGCCAGTTTCTGCTCGGCATTTTCTGCATTCGCTGGGAGGTGGGACGCAAAATCTTCGAGTGCTTGGGCAACAAGGTGGCCACGTTTCTGGGCTATGCCACCGATGGAGCCGAGTTCGTGTTCGGCGACTTCCTGGTGCAGAACAATGTGTTCGCCTTTGCAATCCTGCCGGTGATcttcttcttcagcttcttcATCTCCATCCTGTACTACATGGGCACGATGCAGTGGGTGGTGATCAAGCTCGGCTGGATCCTGCAGCAGATCCTGGGCACCACTGTTTGCGAGAGCGTGACGGCGGCAGCCAACATCTTCCTGGGCATGTCCGAGAGCCCGCTGCTCATCCGGCCGTATATCAACAAGCTGACCAAGAGCGAAATCCACAGCATCATGGTGTCCGGATTTGCGACCGTCTCCGGAACCGTGTTGGCGGCCTACTTGTCCTTCGGTGCCTCGGCCGCCCACTTGATCACCTCCTCGGTTATGGCAGCTCCCGCTACTCTGGCCATTTCTAAGCTTTACATGCCTGAAACGGAGGAGAGCTTGACCTCATCTGATTCAATTGAACTGGAAAAATC ACAGGACTCTTCGCTGTTGGACGCAGCGTCCAGTGGTGCCAGCAACGCCGTGCCCATTGTTTTGGGCATTATTGCCAACATAGTCGCCTTCGTCGCCTTCATCGCCTTCCTTAATGGTCTGGTCAGTTGGTTTGGATATCTAGTGGGTCTTGAGCAAATCGACTTCGAGTGGATATTCTCGAAGCTGTTCATCCCGCTGGTCTGGGCCATGGGAGTGCCGAAAGAGGATTGCGATATCATCGCCAAGGTGGTGGCCACCAAAACCATTATCAACGAGTTTGTGGCCTATGAGCGTCTGGGTCAATACATCGAAAATAATGATATCACT GCCCGCAGCGCTGGAATCGCCACATTCGCCATCTGCGGCTTTGCCAATCCCAGTTCCCTGGGCATCCTTATCGGATCGCTCAGTGCCATGGCACCACATCGTCGTTCCACCATCACAGCAGTGGCTTTCCGAGCGTTTGTGGTGGGCAGCATAGTCTGCTTCGTATCCGCCAGCTTTGCAG GCATCCTTATACAAGAAGATGACGAGCGGGCGAACTACAACAGGATATTCCAGAAGTTGGGTCGAAAGAATGTTACGCAGTTTTAG
- the LOC6733646 gene encoding solute carrier family 28 member 3 isoform X1: protein MSAESSKGAINNGYELDHKELDIRDSEEFKELPLDDTSDAPNKKGYFEKNPKVARLVRISIYVLLHLCVVGYFSYATYHYHDITNYECYWKDNPLCGINFCTGYGMLLLLLGFIYLGLFYYYVFKPMVGHSLHRNYIRPFSKKWHNFSRTRVVSLASIALLLALLAIFVYFECRDEPQKLVSLVAPCFFILCGYVFSTNRRAIKWRVVITGITCQFLLGIFCIRWEVGRKIFECLGNKVATFLGYATDGAEFVFGDFLVQNNVFAFAILPVIFFFSFFISILYYMGTMQWVVIKLGWILQQILGTTVCESVTAAANIFLGMSESPLLIRPYINKLTKSEIHSIMVSGFATVSGTVLAAYLSFGASAAHLITSSVMAAPATLAISKLYMPETEESLTSSDSIELEKSQDSSLLDAASSGASNAVPIVLGIIANIVAFVAFIAFLNGLVSWFGYLVGLEQIDFEWIFSKLFIPLVWAMGVPKEDCDIIAKVVATKTIINEFVAYERLGQYIENNDITARSAGIATFAICGFANPSSLGILIGSLSAMAPHRRSTITAVAFRAFVVGSIVCFVSASFAGILIQEDDERANYNRIFQKLGRKNVTQF from the exons ATGTCAGCCGAATCTTCAAAAGGAGCTATTAACAATGGCTACGAACTGGATCAT AAGGAGTTGGACATTCGTGACTCTGAAGAATTCAAGGAACTTCCACTGGATGACACTAGCGATGCCCCAAATAAAAAGGGATATTTTGAAAAGAATCCGAAAGTAGCACGACTGGTGAGGATCTCGATATATGTACTCCTGCATCTGTGTGTTGTGGGATACTTCTCATATGCGACCTACCACTATCACGACATAA CCAACTATGAGTGTTACTGGAAAGACAACCCGTTGTGCGGCATCAACTTCTGCACGGGCTACGgaatgctgctgctcctcctgggATTTATCTATTTGGGTCTCTTCTACTACTACGTCTTTAAGCCGATGGTGGGCCACAGCCTGCACAGGAACTACATCAGACCATTTTCAAAGAAGTGGCACAACTTCAGCAGAACCAG AGTGGTGTCATTGGCCAGCATCGCATTGCTCCTGGCCCTTTTGGCCATCTTTGTGTACTTCGAGTGCCGGGATGAGCCCCAAAAACTGGTGTCCCTGGTGGCACCCTGCTTCTTCATCCTGTGCGGCTACGTTTTCTCCACGAATCGAAGAGCCATTAAGTGGCGCGTAGTCATCACGGGAATCACGTGCCAGTTTCTGCTCGGCATTTTCTGCATTCGCTGGGAGGTGGGACGCAAAATCTTCGAGTGCTTGGGCAACAAGGTGGCCACGTTTCTGGGCTATGCCACCGATGGAGCCGAGTTCGTGTTCGGCGACTTCCTGGTGCAGAACAATGTGTTCGCCTTTGCAATCCTGCCGGTGATcttcttcttcagcttcttcATCTCCATCCTGTACTACATGGGCACGATGCAGTGGGTGGTGATCAAGCTCGGCTGGATCCTGCAGCAGATCCTGGGCACCACTGTTTGCGAGAGCGTGACGGCGGCAGCCAACATCTTCCTGGGCATGTCCGAGAGCCCGCTGCTCATCCGGCCGTATATCAACAAGCTGACCAAGAGCGAAATCCACAGCATCATGGTGTCCGGATTTGCGACCGTCTCCGGAACCGTGTTGGCGGCCTACTTGTCCTTCGGTGCCTCGGCCGCCCACTTGATCACCTCCTCGGTTATGGCAGCTCCCGCTACTCTGGCCATTTCTAAGCTTTACATGCCTGAAACGGAGGAGAGCTTGACCTCATCTGATTCAATTGAACTGGAAAAATC ACAGGACTCTTCGCTGTTGGACGCAGCGTCCAGTGGTGCCAGCAACGCCGTGCCCATTGTTTTGGGCATTATTGCCAACATAGTCGCCTTCGTCGCCTTCATCGCCTTCCTTAATGGTCTGGTCAGTTGGTTTGGATATCTAGTGGGTCTTGAGCAAATCGACTTCGAGTGGATATTCTCGAAGCTGTTCATCCCGCTGGTCTGGGCCATGGGAGTGCCGAAAGAGGATTGCGATATCATCGCCAAGGTGGTGGCCACCAAAACCATTATCAACGAGTTTGTGGCCTATGAGCGTCTGGGTCAATACATCGAAAATAATGATATCACT GCCCGCAGCGCTGGAATCGCCACATTCGCCATCTGCGGCTTTGCCAATCCCAGTTCCCTGGGCATCCTTATCGGATCGCTCAGTGCCATGGCACCACATCGTCGTTCCACCATCACAGCAGTGGCTTTCCGAGCGTTTGTGGTGGGCAGCATAGTCTGCTTCGTATCCGCCAGCTTTGCAG GCATCCTTATACAAGAAGATGACGAGCGGGCGAACTACAACAGGATATTCCAGAAGTTGGGTCGAAAGAATGTTACGCAGTTTTAG
- the LOC6733647 gene encoding sodium/nucleoside cotransporter 2 isoform X1, which yields MADPAEGELDEKPPPSRAQRIIYVILHVLLHVVFISYFTAATIIFILYDKDSDDCWPNRGSGATTESTDNSTEDYDIDDYEDVEEETTEKPLPEVKPKLLCTINWCHGYGFLIVMFILFYILWLYYWAFKPFVGIKLYNNYLEPVIDKWIEFSRQWIVSGVMLAIVIAVVVAYLGFECRNDAFKAIGLLGPVCFVIIGFAVSKHHLQVPWRIVTHGLLGQLLLGILCLRIPFGRSVFQCLGDKVTIFLNYAQHGARFVYGDRICDEYVFAFAILAVVFFFSVITSIMYYLGWMQFILNGFGFLLQAMVGTTVCESVNAAGNVFLSMTESPLVIRPYIEILTVSELHAICTSGYATVAGTVLGAYVSFGAPASFLIAASVMAAPGSLAFAKLFYPETEESLTRSDNIRLERSTDTSILDAAASGAAAALLIVLGIVSNIIAFLAIVFFLDAVTEWTFELIGLHKITLLYILSQIFIPIVFVMGVPWHDCQDIGLVVAQKSFINEFVAYRNLGILVSDKKVEPRSAAIATFALCGFANPGSLGIVIASLSAMAPSRRSDITRVAFRSYFAGSFVSFTSASLAGILIQNEHMDGN from the exons ATGGCAGATCCAGCTGAAGGCGAACTGGATGAAAAGCCTCCGCCATCGAGGGCACAGCGAATCATCTACGTGATACTCCATGTGCTGCTCCATGTCGTATTCATATCTTACTTTACTGCAGCCACAATCATTTTCATCTTGTACG ACAAGGATTCCGACGACTGCTGGCCCAATAGGGGCTCGGGAGCCACAACCGAATCGACAGATAACTCAACCGAGGATTATGATATAGATGACTATGAGGACGTGGAGGAAGAAACTACTGAGAAGCCATTGCCAGAGGTTAAGCCAAAACTATTGTGCACAATTAACTGGTGTCATGGATACGGGTTCCTCATCGTCATGTTCATCTTGTTTTATATTCTATGGCTGTACTACTGGGCATTTAAGCCATTTGTGGGCATCAAGCTGTATAATAACTACTTGGAACCAGTCATTGACAAATGGATTGAGTTTAGTCGCCAGTG GATAGTGTCCGGCGTAATGCTGGCGATCGTGATCGCTGTGGTGGTGGCCTACCTTGGATTCGAGTGCCGCAATGACGCATTCAAGGCCATAGGACTGCTCGGACCTGTGTGCTTCGTCATTATTGGATTCGCCGTGTCCAAGCACCACTTGCAAGTACCTTGGCGCATAGTGACCCACGGTCTCCTgggccagctgctgctgggcataCTCTGCCTGCGCATCCCCTTCGGCCGCTCCGTCTTCCAATGCCTTGGGGACAAGGTGACGATATTTCTGAACTACGCACAGCACGGAGCACGCTTTGTGTACGGGGATCGCATCTGCGATGAGTATGTCTTTGCATTCGCCATACTGGCGGTGGTGTTCTTCTTCAGCGTGATCACCAGCATTATGTATTACCTTGGCTGGATGCAGTTCATCCTGAACGGTTTCGGGTTCCTCTTGCAGGCCATGGTGGGCACCACCGTTTGCGAAAGTGTAAATGCAGCGGGCAACGTGTTTTTGAGCATGACCGAGAGCCCTCTGGTCATCCGGCCGTACATCGAAATACTGACCGTCAGCGAGTTGCACGCTATATGCACCTCCGGCTACGCGACAGTGGCCGGTACTGTTCTCGGGGCTTATGTGTCCTTCGGTGCTCCGGCCAGTTTTCTTATCGCAGCCAGCGTGATGGCTGCCCCGGGTTCACTGGCTTTCGCCAAGCTATTCTACCCCGAGACCGAGGAATCTCTGACCAGGTCCGACAACATTAGGCTGGAAAGATC GACGGATACGTCTATTTTGGATGCGGCCGCCTCGGGAGCTGCAGCAGCCTTGTTGATTGTGCTCGGAATCGTCTCGAATATCATCGCCTTCCTAGCCATTGTGTTCTTCCTAGACGCTGTAACGGAGTGGACTTTCGAGCTTATTGGACTGCATAAAATCACCCTACTCTACATTCTCTCCCAGATCTTTATCCCGATTGTCTTCGTGATGGGAGTGCCGTGGCACGACTGTCAAGACATTGGCCTGGTGGTGGCCCAAAAGTCGTTCATAAACGAGTTTGTAGCCTATAGGAACCTGGGCATATTGGTTAGCGATAAAAAGGTTGAA CCGCGGAGCGCTGCCATAGCCACTTTTGCCCTGTGCGGGTTTGCCAATCCCGGATCCTTGGGCATTGTCATCGCTTCGCTAAGTGCAATGGCACCATCCCGACGATCAGACATCACCAGGGTAGCCTTTCGATCCTATTTCGCAGGCAGTTTCGTTAGCTTTACATCGGCTTCGCTTGCAG GGATTCTCATTCAAAATGAGCACATGGATGGTAATTAA
- the LOC6733647 gene encoding sodium/nucleoside cotransporter 2 isoform X2: MCCSMSYSYLTLLQPQSFSSYKDSDDCWPNRGSGATTESTDNSTEDYDIDDYEDVEEETTEKPLPEVKPKLLCTINWCHGYGFLIVMFILFYILWLYYWAFKPFVGIKLYNNYLEPVIDKWIEFSRQWIVSGVMLAIVIAVVVAYLGFECRNDAFKAIGLLGPVCFVIIGFAVSKHHLQVPWRIVTHGLLGQLLLGILCLRIPFGRSVFQCLGDKVTIFLNYAQHGARFVYGDRICDEYVFAFAILAVVFFFSVITSIMYYLGWMQFILNGFGFLLQAMVGTTVCESVNAAGNVFLSMTESPLVIRPYIEILTVSELHAICTSGYATVAGTVLGAYVSFGAPASFLIAASVMAAPGSLAFAKLFYPETEESLTRSDNIRLERSTDTSILDAAASGAAAALLIVLGIVSNIIAFLAIVFFLDAVTEWTFELIGLHKITLLYILSQIFIPIVFVMGVPWHDCQDIGLVVAQKSFINEFVAYRNLGILVSDKKVEPRSAAIATFALCGFANPGSLGIVIASLSAMAPSRRSDITRVAFRSYFAGSFVSFTSASLAGILIQNEHMDGN; the protein is encoded by the exons ATGTGCTGCTCCATGTCGTATTCATATCTTACTTTACTGCAGCCACAATCATTTTCATCTT ACAAGGATTCCGACGACTGCTGGCCCAATAGGGGCTCGGGAGCCACAACCGAATCGACAGATAACTCAACCGAGGATTATGATATAGATGACTATGAGGACGTGGAGGAAGAAACTACTGAGAAGCCATTGCCAGAGGTTAAGCCAAAACTATTGTGCACAATTAACTGGTGTCATGGATACGGGTTCCTCATCGTCATGTTCATCTTGTTTTATATTCTATGGCTGTACTACTGGGCATTTAAGCCATTTGTGGGCATCAAGCTGTATAATAACTACTTGGAACCAGTCATTGACAAATGGATTGAGTTTAGTCGCCAGTG GATAGTGTCCGGCGTAATGCTGGCGATCGTGATCGCTGTGGTGGTGGCCTACCTTGGATTCGAGTGCCGCAATGACGCATTCAAGGCCATAGGACTGCTCGGACCTGTGTGCTTCGTCATTATTGGATTCGCCGTGTCCAAGCACCACTTGCAAGTACCTTGGCGCATAGTGACCCACGGTCTCCTgggccagctgctgctgggcataCTCTGCCTGCGCATCCCCTTCGGCCGCTCCGTCTTCCAATGCCTTGGGGACAAGGTGACGATATTTCTGAACTACGCACAGCACGGAGCACGCTTTGTGTACGGGGATCGCATCTGCGATGAGTATGTCTTTGCATTCGCCATACTGGCGGTGGTGTTCTTCTTCAGCGTGATCACCAGCATTATGTATTACCTTGGCTGGATGCAGTTCATCCTGAACGGTTTCGGGTTCCTCTTGCAGGCCATGGTGGGCACCACCGTTTGCGAAAGTGTAAATGCAGCGGGCAACGTGTTTTTGAGCATGACCGAGAGCCCTCTGGTCATCCGGCCGTACATCGAAATACTGACCGTCAGCGAGTTGCACGCTATATGCACCTCCGGCTACGCGACAGTGGCCGGTACTGTTCTCGGGGCTTATGTGTCCTTCGGTGCTCCGGCCAGTTTTCTTATCGCAGCCAGCGTGATGGCTGCCCCGGGTTCACTGGCTTTCGCCAAGCTATTCTACCCCGAGACCGAGGAATCTCTGACCAGGTCCGACAACATTAGGCTGGAAAGATC GACGGATACGTCTATTTTGGATGCGGCCGCCTCGGGAGCTGCAGCAGCCTTGTTGATTGTGCTCGGAATCGTCTCGAATATCATCGCCTTCCTAGCCATTGTGTTCTTCCTAGACGCTGTAACGGAGTGGACTTTCGAGCTTATTGGACTGCATAAAATCACCCTACTCTACATTCTCTCCCAGATCTTTATCCCGATTGTCTTCGTGATGGGAGTGCCGTGGCACGACTGTCAAGACATTGGCCTGGTGGTGGCCCAAAAGTCGTTCATAAACGAGTTTGTAGCCTATAGGAACCTGGGCATATTGGTTAGCGATAAAAAGGTTGAA CCGCGGAGCGCTGCCATAGCCACTTTTGCCCTGTGCGGGTTTGCCAATCCCGGATCCTTGGGCATTGTCATCGCTTCGCTAAGTGCAATGGCACCATCCCGACGATCAGACATCACCAGGGTAGCCTTTCGATCCTATTTCGCAGGCAGTTTCGTTAGCTTTACATCGGCTTCGCTTGCAG GGATTCTCATTCAAAATGAGCACATGGATGGTAATTAA
- the LOC6733648 gene encoding uncharacterized protein LOC6733648, which translates to MSENHDSLGASVAYSELVATDQKDIILLIDVESAVSICSACVANKSANPVDVLTLWFTKLLGAYIDESGRCVLAAREMCKWFTIEAQTGNEVNSSHIKLMSAAQEFVSAFRDRLLEAGERLVHILSYLVFIIIDFCLVSDKSHCQIVVDLQLGTLSLVKDSIINLTEVHPRLATLMQKIMETADTEGTRTGDLQLSVQTAETLAHICLHFMSTWHANPTDEKMPNWLRETVLHLCDVAINHLNSTFGNDKPNVPAENIEELVDGIRSYILLLYHILQKGVVYVDDDVAACLMDLIMCEQARPSYYSEIEKQQLISVLVRPHVLDILELVYTFQKCQDYLISSALGTPQFDDFDACMDFINAVSTDDADVLPSTCLTLQQIFEYLFKDAKNFVNGERYNQVLDAFGLLLYLVGNIELHRYFCAGIFQKDFITSQVCADILMLCFRLKEANKCWTDRGIKEAIAYWHKCNNSYAMFSTNPSQLHVQRFLRYFHCLGKQELPVISIQNFRLLSAVAEADDHLGMKILKRLELISSSAPTKIELYYEVVALLELLVHHDQIDCSHWFQRTSEMAKKLLGIDKSVSFANAYFKLLARANGSTQLLILRGLPTNVGCTNWNREKFLDSCKVSYDGQLRAFSARHAIDPLFKALQDVSATVVDGSFDLSKSSYIRHGDHRCPVSSLKRRRSELAPNEILRKIYEASIQLAQCTANFDPADWELHKKVMANLSGIVP; encoded by the exons ATGTCCGAAAACCATGATAGCCTAGGTGCATCTGTAGCCTACAGTGAGCTGGTGGCTACAGACCAGAAGGACATCATCCTGCTAATAGACGTGGAATCGGCGGTTTCCATTTGCTCAGCATGTGTCGCAAATAAATCCGCGAATCCTGTGGATGTCTTGACATTGTGGTTCACCAAACTATTAGGAGCATACATCGACGAATCTGGGCGTTGTGTACTAGCAGCTAGGGAAATGTGCAAGTGGTTCACGATT GAAGCACAAACTGGTAATGAAGTCAACAGCAGTCATATAAAACTCATGTCTGCGGCTCAAGAATTTGTATCCGCATTCAGGGATCGCTTGCTGGAAGCAGGCGAACGTTTGGTTCATATCCTTTCCTATCTTGTCTTTATAATTATCGACTTCTGTTTAGTCAG CGATAAGAGCCATTGCCAGATTGTTGTGGATCTTCAACTCGGAACGCTTTCTTTAGTAAAGGATTCTATCATCAATTTGACAGAAGTGCACCCTCGCCTTGCGACCT TGATGCAAAAGATAATGGAAACCGCAGATACCGAAGGAACACGCACTGGTGACCTGCAGTTGTCTGTACAGACAGCCGAGACGTTGGCTCACATTTGCTTGCACTTCATGTCCACCTGGCATGCTAATCCTACAGACGAAAAAATGCCCAATTGGCTTAGAGAAACTGTTTTACATTTATGTGATGTGGCTATCAATCACTTGAATAGTACTTTTGGCAAC GACAAGCCTAATGTTCCTGCCGAAAACATAGAAGAGCTTGTAGATGGTATCAGGTCCtatatcttattattatatcataTTCTTCAAAAAGGTGTGGTGtatgttgatgatgatgtagCTGCTTGTCTGATGGACTTAATAATGTGTGAACAAGC GAGGCCATCATATTACTCTGAAATCGAGAAGCAACAGCTCATTTCAGTGTTAGTACGACCACACGTACTAGATATTTTAGAGCTGGTATACACATTCCAAAAATGTCAAGAT TATTTAATATCCAGTGCCCTTGGTACACCACAATTTGACGACTTCGACGCTTGCATGGATTTTATAAATGCTGTGTCTACAGACGACGCGGATGTGCTCCCATCTACTTGCTTAAcattacaacaaatttttgaatatttgtttaaag ATGCCAAAAATTTTGTCAATGGCGAACGCTATAATCAAGTATTGGATGCGTTTGGATTACTTTTGTATTTAGTGGGTAACATAGAACTACATAGGTATTTCTGTGCCGGCATATTTCAAAAGGATTTTATTACATCGCAAGTGTGTGCGGATATTCTCATGCTGTGCTTTCG GCTAAAAGAGGCTAACAAGTGCTGGACAGATCGTGGCATAAAAGAGGCTATAGCTTACTGGCATAAGTGCAATAATTCTTATGCCATGTTTTCCACAAATCCAAGCCAATTGCATGTACAACGATTCCTTAGATACTTCCACTGCTTGGGAAAGCAGGAACTTCCTGTCATAAGCATTCAAAACTTCCGACTCCTGTCTGCCGTCGCAGAAGCAGATGACCACTTGGGAATGAAGATATTGAAGCGCTTAGAACTCATCTCCTCCTCAGCGCCTACAAAAATTGAGTTGTACTATGAAGTG GTTGCTCTACTGGAACTTTTAGTGCACCACGATCAAATCGACTGTTCCCATTGGTTTCAGCGGACATCGGAAATGGCCAAGAAACTTTTAGGCATTGACAAGAGCGTAAGCTTTGCTAATGCTTACTTCAAACTACTAGCACGTGCGAATGGATCCACCCAATTACTGATACTCAGGGGACTGCCAACAAATGTTGGATGCACAAACTGGAATCGAGAGAAATTCCTCGACTCCTGCAAAGTCAGCTATGACGGCCAATTGAGAGCATTTAGTGCCCGCCATGCAATAGACCCATTATTTAAGGCCTTGCAGGACGTATCCGCAACGGTTGTCGACGGTTCATTTGATCTCAGTAAATCAAGCTACATTCGCCATGGAGATCATAGATGTCCCGTCTCTAGCCTAAAACGTCGCCGGAGTGAATTGGCGCCTAACGAAATCCTTCGTAAGATATATGAGGCCTCTATTCAGCTGGCCCAGTGCACCGCGAATTTCGATCCTGCCGACTGGGAATTGCATAAGAAGGTTATGGCCAATTTGAGTGGAATTGTACCCTAG
- the LOC6733649 gene encoding probable ATP-dependent RNA helicase Dbp45A — translation MQRKEANPFQILGLRPWLVKQLTKLGLKGATPIQQKCIPAILAGQDCIGAAKTGSGKTFAFALPILERLSEEPVSHFALVLTPTHELAYQISEQFLVAGQAMGVRVCVVSGGTDQMVESQKLMQRPHIVVAMPGRLADHLTGCDTFSFDNLKYLVVDEADRMLSGDFDESLAIIERCLPKTRQNLFFSATMRDFMKESSIFPIASNCFEWSQDSDVATVETLDQRYLLCADYDRDMVLIEALRKYREENENANVMIFTNTKKYCQLLSMTLKNMDIDNVCLHGFMRQKERVAALSRFKSNQIRTLIATDVAARGLDIPSVELVMNHMLPRTPKEYIHRVGRTARAGRKGMSISIFRFPRDLELLAAIEEEINTKLTEHPIDQRMVERIFMQVNVTRRESEMQLDNNDFDERAQNYRRKTWIMQGKDPDQMEALYRKKQKDKLKEIRRKRKLQQAESAASEEGKALLQDERFKSVDSARFEKKGKGRSRVTQEDTPTKPLKRLNKEKPFAQKGKADGKKSKGKLERVV, via the exons ATGCAACGAAAGGAAGCCAATCCCTTTCAGATCCTGGGCCTACGTCCATGGCTGGTTAAACAGCTGACCAAGTTGG GCCTGAAGGGAGCAACTCCAATCCAACAGAAATGCATCCCGGCGATATTGGCGGGTCAGGATTGCATCGGAGCTGCCAAGACGGGCTCGGGCAAGACTTTCGCCTTTGCCCTGCCCATTCTGGAGCGGCTGAGCGAAGAGCCAGTGAGCCACTTCGCCCTGGTGCTGACGCCCACGCACGAGTTGGCTTATCAAATCTCCGAGCAGTTTCTTGTGGCTGGACAGGCGATGGGGGTGCGCGTGTGTGTCGTCTCTGGCGGCACAGACCAAATGGTCGAGAGCCAGAAGCTTATGCAGCGACCGCACATCGTGGTGGCCATGCCCGGCCGTCTCGCGGATCACCTAACCGGCTGCGACACCTTCTCCTTCGACAATCTGAAGTATTTGGTTGTTGACGAAGCGGATCGCATGCTGAGCGGAGACTTTGACGAGAGTCTAGCCATCATTGAGCGCTGTCTGCCCAAGACAAGGCAAAACCTCTTCTTTTCCGCAACCATGAGGGACTTTATGAAGGAGTCCAGCATATTTCCCATTGCCAGCAAT TGTTTTGAATGGTCGCAGGACTCAGATGTGGCCACTGTAGAGACTCTGGATCAGCGTTATCTGCTTTGCGCTGACTACGATCGCGACATGGTCTTAATAGAGGCACTGAGAAAGTACCGCGAGGAGAACGAAAACGCTAATGTCATGATCTTCACCAACACAAAAAA GTACTGTCAGCTTCTCTCGATGACGCTGAAGAACATGGACATCGATAATGTTTGCTTGCATGGTTTCATGCGGCAAAAGGAGCGCGTAGCTGCTCTAAGTCGCTTCAAGTCCAACCAAATACGTACACTGATCGCTACGGATGTGGCCGCAAGAGGTCTGGATATACCCAGCGTCGAGCTGGTTATGAATCACATGCTTCCCCGGACACCCAAGGAGTACATACATCGCGTGGGCAGAACAGCGAGAGCGGGTCGCAAGGGCATGTCCATCtccattttccgctttccacGCGATCTAGAGCTTTTGGCCGCCATCGAGGAGGAGATCAACACCAAACTGACAGAGCATCCCATCGATC aGCGCATGGTGGAGAGGATCTTTATGCAAGTTAATGTCACGCGCCGTGAATCCGAGATGCAATTAGACAATAACGATTTCGACGAGCGAGCGCAAAACTATAGGCGAAAGACGTGGATTATGCAGGGAAAGGACCCCGACCAAATGGAAGCTCT GTATCGTAAAAAGCAGAAGGATAAACTAAAGGAAATACGCCGAAAGAGGAAACTGCAGCAGGCAGAGTCGGCAGCCAGCGAAGAGGGCAAAGCTCTCCTACAGGACGAGCGCTTTAAATCTGTAGACAGTGCGCGGTTTgagaaaaagggaaaaggacGAAGTAGAGTCACCCAAGAAGATACCCCAACCAAGCCCCTGAAAAGGCttaacaaagaaaaaccatTTGCCCAAAAGGGCAAAGCAGATGGCAAAAAGTCAAAGGGGAAGCTAGAGCGTGTTgtttaa